A region of the Blastocatellia bacterium genome:
CCGCCACAAGAGGCCGCTTCCAGATTTTCTTCGTTCATCGCAAACGACATGAGCGATTTCTGTGAAACAAGGAGCACAGGCGCTCCAGCCGACAGTTGACGACCCGGACACCTTGCGCGCGTTCGGTTCGAAAGGGGCCAGCAGTAGCGAGCCCACAGTGACGCGCACAGATCGAGTCGCTTCCCCCGATCATTTCTGACCCGCTAGGGCAAGATGAGCGGTCTCCTTGCGCAAGTCCTGGCTATCGAGGGTGTAATTGAACCACCCGATCATCATCTCTTCCCAGGTTTGCTGTCCCCAGCGAACCTCCTGGGTTGGATCCGGGTTGTATTTATTGCCCGCCGAATTGTCATAGTGAGCGATGCATTCCAGCCGACTCCCCTTGGGAGCGGCGATGGGTTCCTTCACCCAGTATTCGAGCTGCCAGTTAAAGTTATACCTGGGCACGCGCAGCAGGACTTTGGTTGTCCCGTCCGGATAGATGAGACGATATTCGAAATCCTTGCCGCGAAGATGCATGTGAGGCATGAAGCTGAGAATATGAGCATCCTCCCGGAACTCGAAGTAGGAGCGTGCTTCGTAGTTGGGGTGACCGGGCGGAATCACGAAATTGCGATTGAAGGCTCCCGCCGTGATGACTCGCTTTTCCACCGGTGCCTTGGCGAAAATCAAGCCCACGCTCGTGCGGTCGGTGGCGGGTGTACCCGTCGTCGTATAGTGCATCTGGAAGATGAGCACGGATCCCTTCTTGATCAGTTTGGCGTGACCCGGACGGAGGACGAGCGGCGTCATGCCCGGAGCCCATCCGACCAGCATGCCGTCGGGATTGCGGGATGAACTGCGCCGCTGGCCGTCGCGCGACCGTCCTCCTCCCTCCGCATCGAAGCGTTCGCTGCCGGAGCGGAGTTCGCCCGGCGGAGGCAACGGTCCATCGCCGGGCTCCCGCACGGTGATGATGACGTGGTGCACGACGCTCGGATTGCCGCGCTTGATCTCCGCTGCCTGAACGTACTTGTCCTCGGTGAAGTTTGTAGGCACCACATAGTACTTGTAGGGAACCACGCCATCGGCGGGAATGCTGGCCTCCTCGGTCATGGAGAGAACGACGTCGGGTTTGCCGATAGTCCACTCCTCATCGGGAAACGTCGGCGGAGGCGGCAGGTCTTTGGGATTGCCCTCGCGGGCTCCACCATCCACCCAGGCCACCAGGGTATCTATCTCTTCCTGCGTCAATCGCCGATCGTTGATGAACTCCCCGTACTGCGGATCGGCATACCAGGGTGGCATCTCGCGCTGGAGAACGACTTGGCGGATGGCCTTGGCCCAGGGTCGCGCATCCCGATACGTCAGAAGCGACATCGGCGCGATCTGTCCCGGTCGGTGGCAGACCACGCAATGCTTGTAGAAAATGGGAGCGACATCGCCGGCGAACGTCACCGGACCTTTCTTTTTGGACTCCGCCGACGACGAGCCGCCAAGACACAACCCACAAACCATCACAACCACCGTCACTCCGAAGGCAAATGTCCTCTTCCGCATTGGTCTTTCCTCCTCTGCACCCCGTCTGAGGTTCGGTCACGATCAGTCAACCCAGACCCATCCGAACTCGGTATTGGAGGGCTGGGGATGGGTGAGATATTCCTCCTTCAACTGCGCGATTTGATCGGTCACAATGGCGTTGCGTTTGGCCTTCACGTCAATTTTGTATAGACGAGCGGCGTTCAGACCAAAGACCTTGGCCTTGATCTCTGGGGTGAGCTTCTTGTAGCCGTATTTCTCGGCGATATCGTCACGGATCTGGAAGCGCCGGAATCGCTCGATCTGGCTTTGCGGACTACCATTCCAGATCGAGTCGGTCCCCCAGATGATGTGATCCTCGCCGCCCGGAAGATTGAGCAGTTGACCGAACAGATGCATGGCCATTTCAGGTCGAATGCTCGACAGGATGTTCCAGGTCGAGCCCAGCTCGAAATAGACGTTCTGGAGGTTGTTACGGCGCACGATCTCGATCAACTCGGAAATCCAGGGAATGTACTGGGGATCGCTCCGTTGTTTCTCGCTCACGCGGGCCGTCGGATGGAACCCCGAATGGTAGATGATGAAGTTGAGGTCGGGAAAATCCTTGGCCGCTTTCTCGACATCGCGAGGATGGCAGTGCTCTTCATTGAACAATCCGAGCGGCAGCCCTTTATGGATGCAGAGGTTCTTGATGCCGAGCTTCCGCGTCCGCTCCCAGAAGGGATAGGCGACCTTCTCGTCGTCCAGCCACCAGGCGCCCCGATTGATCTCCGCTCCGGGATACATCTTCCAGGAGTCGATCTTGAGGACTTTGACCTGACGCTCCATCTCCTCGAATTCGGCCGGACCACGATTGGGGCGCAAGAGGCCGTGCGAGAGCATCCGCTGCGATCGGGCCCAGCGATTGATATCGTTGCGCGTTTTCACCATCTTATCCGGCGGAAGGATGTTTTCATTCCACTCCGATGAGGGGACACCACTGATGATGGCCATGAGCGTATCGGAATCGAAAAACAGCTCCTTGACATAATGAGCCTGATTGAGTGCTTCGAGTGCCTCTTCGGTCGTTTGCTCGTTGGGACGGAAGCGACGCAAGAAGGCAGCGGCCTGGCGTCCGGCCTCGGTGCGATGAAACCAGCCGGACTCAACATCAATGTGGTGGGTCTGGTTGTCGAAGATGAACTCGGTCTTAGGCCACCGCTCGACGGACGCAGCGGGGTCGAGCGCCTCAATGGGATCAACCTCGTAGACTTTGCCAAAGACCTCGTTGTAGCAAAGCAGCGCGGCGGCCATGCCGCAGGACGTTTGCAGGAACTGACGACGCGTCATGCCCAGCCGCTTGGCGCATTGATCAGCCATCTCGCGCAGCCGGTATCCCACTTCCTTTTGTTTTTCCGTTTGCGGCGGCGGAATGAATTCTTCGTTGGAACAAATCTGCAACGGAATGGGGGATTGAAGATCGGACTGATCATCCAGATAGCACTTGCGAATCCACATCGCTTATCCTCCCTCCCTGCTCCCGGGCGCGGAGAAAGCACCCGTGAGAAGAAACACAGAGGCAGAGCCTGGAGGGTGTGGCCTTCGGAGGGCTACAGTCAGCTCTCTGCCTCTGTGAGCAAGGAAAAATCACATCCCGCCAGGGGGCGAGGGGTCGAGACGGATCCGGAAGCCTGGACCTTCGTTCTCGACCCACAAGCGAGCCCCACATGAGCCTCGCCCCTTCGCCGGGTTAGAAACTCACGCGGGCGGCGAATTGGAACGCCCGTGGACCTCCCTGACCGAAGTTCTGCCCGGCCCGCAACGTCGGTTGACCGAAGCTGAAACTGGTCGGAGGCTGCGAGGGATTGGCCGTGAAATCGAGCGCCCCGCTGTAGCCGCCCAGATTCGCGATATTGAAGAGATTGAAGACCTCGGCCATCACCTGAAGCGAGACGCGCTCGGCCAGCCGGAACGATTTGGAAACCCGGACATCCGTTGTGTGGAAACTATCGCCGAACTCGAACTGGCCGGGAAGGACAAGGAACGGAATGGTGGCTCCGGCGGCATCACGTTTGCCGGCAAAATTCTGATTGAACTCGGCGACGAGTCGCGCCAGGTCTTCCTTGCTCGTTCCGTAGCCCAGCGTGTTAATGGGCAATCCCGGCAGCGTATCGCCTCGGGTCCCGTCCCCGTTGAGATCAATGTTGCTGGGAATGCGAGCATTGAAGGGACCCGGACTGCCGTGAGCTGTGATGACCGACAGTTGGAAGCCGCGCGGCAGATCCACCACCGCACTGACAACGAGCGACTGACGCGGACTGATCGGCCCGTGATGTCGGAACCAGTCGGTCAGGTCCTCACCGGTGAAGAAGGTGGTTTGATCCTGAAGAGCATAGGAGGCCGTGAACAGGTAGCGCCGGGAGAAGCGCTTGTCGAGCTTCACGAGCAGCGCCTTGTAGGTCCGTCGCCCGCTGTTTTGACGGATTGAGATCGGACCGTTGGAACACAGGACGCGCGGATCGGCCGCCTGCGCTCCCACACACCGAGGAATGATCGGACCTCCGACGCGATTGAAGAGATTGCGGTCATTCTGCATCTCCATGTGGAGCCAGTGCCGCCAGACGAAATCCGCCGACAGCGCCATGTCATGTGGCAACTGTCGCTGCACGCCGAGGGTATAGTGCTCGGTATACTCGACCGGAATGACCGGATCGTAAATGTCGTTCCCCGTCTTGAAGAAATCAATGCCGGTCAAGCCGGCATTGCCGAGGGCTTGAAGCCGCGCCTGAATCACCGGCGTCTGGGTCGCCAGCAGATCGAGGAAATTCTTCCCGGTGAACTTGGTGGGAATCGTCGTGAAATTGATCGGCGCGCCGACGGGCGGATTGATCTGGTTGAGCGGCGCGGGCAGACCGGGGATCTGAGGGAACTGCAGAGGATTCTGGAAGAAGGCTCCCGATACGAGCACACGCCCGTTGCCCAGCGGCCCGATGTTGGCTCGCTCCTGAAGCCGACGGAAGAGGATGTTGGTGTCATAGAAAATTCCCGCACCACCACGAATCACCGTCTTGCCTTTGTTGCCGATGTCCCAGGCGAAGCCGAACGCGGGAGCGATGTTGTTTTTGTCCTTGTTGGTGGGGTTGAGGCTGCCGACGAGAGGACGAATGAGCGCGGGCTTGGGCAGATCATGGTTGTAGAGGGTGGTCTCAAACTGATAAGCCACGCCGTAACTGAGCGTGAAGCCGCGCGCAATAGTCCAGGAATCCTGACCGTAGAAGCGTATGCGATTGTTGCGACGCGCCTTGCCGACATTGAAAGGTGGCGGCTGGGAAGGATCACCTATGCCGACGAACGCCACCGCGATGGGAAGCTGCAAAATATCCGCGAGCGTCAGGGGAACGCCCGGTCGCGTGAACGCTGCCGGAAGCGGAATGGTCAGGGCCTGCTTGGCCGCATCAGGCAGCGGCGCTTGGGCTACCTGCGCATTCACCAACAACACGTTGCGGGGATCGTGCAACACGATGACGGCAGGTTCGGCAAAGGCCCAGGCTCCTTTCCCGTATTGATGTTCCCACTCGGCACCGAAGCGGAAGCGATGATCCCCCTTGAGCCAACTGATGTTTTCATTGGTCTGGTAGCGGTAGAGCCGTCGCCACTGCGGCGCATTGGAGCTATTGCCGATGACGAAGTTCGTGCCCAAAACCTGCACTTGCGCCCCTCCCAGACCGATACAGGTCGGCAACGACGGCGGACATTCGCGGGCTGTGGGCGTATCGCTGTTGTTGCCGATGCGATGGAAATTGAACCGAAGATCGTTGATGAGGTTGGAGCCGAGCAACGTCGTCAGCGCTCCCTGAACGTTGTAATCCCGATTTCGGTTGACCCGCCAGACCGAGGGTAACTGGTTGGTTCCATCAGGGGCATAGGCATCGTTATCGTCTCCGCTAAAGCGGAGGAACATCGTGTTGCGATCGCTCAGACGAACATCGCCGCGCACGTTCCACACCACCGCATCGTAGGTGCTCGTGGTGATCGTGTCGAACTGGCTGAAGGCGGGAAATCCGGTGTGAATCGTGGAAATCGCCGAATTCTGATTCAACCACTCGACGTTGCCAAAGAAAAACGCTCGATCCCGCTTGATGGGACCGCCGAGAGAGCCACCATACTGAGCGCGCTGGAAAAAGGGATCAGGATTGAAGGCGCTCCGGCGCAGTGTGGGAAAGGCAGCAATGTTGTGATCCCGGTAGTAGTAGAAAGCGGTGCCGTGAAACTCGTTCGTGCCCGTGCGCGAGATGATGTTGACTGCCCCCACACCCGTATACCCGGTCGAGAGATCGAAGTTGAACGTGGAGATTTGAAACTCCTGAATCGTCTCGGTCGAGAAATTTTGTCCGGCTCCACCGGTGACCTGATCGGTCACACTGCCACCATCAACGGTGATGCGCGTGCGTTCGGCCGGGGCACCGGCCACCGACACGTTGAACAGATTATTGGCTGCGCCGGGATTGGAGACGGATACCGTCACGCCCGGCTCGAGCATCGCCAGCTGGAGGAAGTTTCGCCCGTTGAGCGGCAGAGCGTCAATTTTCTGTCGGGTGATGACACCATCAATCTTATAGCTGGTTCGGTCAATGAGCGGCGCTTCGCCGACGACCTCAACGACTTCACTCGGCGAGCCCACGCGGAGCATGCAATCCCCCGAGCTGGTGCTGCCCACCTGCACGGTGATCGTTTGAACGGACGTGGTGAATCCCGGCGCCTCCACGCGGACTTCATACATGCCGGGGAGGAGATTATCCGCCACGTAGGATCCGTCGGCGCCGGTTGTGAGCCGACGCGTATCTCCGGTGGCACGATTGGTAATGGTGACGGTGGCGCTCTGAATCACAGCGCCGCGCTCATCCACCACGGTCCCGCGAATCGAGCCCGTCGGATTCTGGGCCCCGATGGCCGGAACCATGACGACCAGCGTCACCACCACGAAGGACGGGAAAACGGTGCGACGCGACAATCGGCGCATAGTTTTTACCTCCTCTGGGTCATCTATTTCGCGGTTTGTGATGCATAAGGCCGAGACCACGCAGGGCGACGCTCGCTCTACCAAACCGGCAGACGAAAGCCCTCACTTTCGACTCAACCAGAGGACCATGGAGTTGTCGCCTGCCACACCGTCCCTCACCTTATTTGCTTTCCCTCCCTTGACAATGTGTGTACGGTGCGGCCAGTTCTTACCATTTTCCCCCGGGGCCTGTCAAGATCAAAACGGTCATTTCTACCGACCGGTCAGATGGTATTTTTGTGGGTTCGCTGCTTGACTCCAGCGGGTCCTCCGTGATACATCTTGCCCTCCATTGCAACACCTACGCGCGTGGGGACTGTCCGCAAGGAGCGCGGACTTTCGAGTCTGCGAGCGCGATGGTGCAACACCTGCGAGTGTGAGACTGTCAGCCAGGGCCATGCGGGAACTCAGATCAAGGAGGTGGTAACCATCATGGACGGATTGATGATGAACTTCCCTCTCACTCTCACCCATTTCCTCCGTCGGGCCGAACGATATTTTGGCCGGACGGAGATCGTCTCGCGTCGCGCCGACGGGAGCCTCCATCGTTATCGCTACGCCGATTTTTGCGAGCGCGCGGCCCGATTGGCGAATGTATTGCGCGGACTGGGTCTGCAGCCCGGCGACCGTGTGGCGACATTCGCCTGGAATTCGCATCGTCACCTGGAGGCCTATTTCGCCGCTCCCTGCGCCGGTTTTGTGCTTCATACGCTCAATGTGAGATTGCATCCTACCGATGTCGCCTACATTGCCAATCACGCCGAGGACCGGGTGGTGCTGGTGGATCACAGCCTTCTCCCTCAGTTCGAGAAGATCGCCCCACATCTGCGGACCGTTCAGCACATTCTCGTGATGGCCGATGGGCCGTATGAGACATCGCTTCCCGCCACTCTGGACTACGAGACGATGCTCAACCAAGCGTCCCCCACCTGTGAGTGGCCTGAGCTCGAGGAAAACACGGCGGCGGCGTTGTGCTATACGTCGGGGACGACGGGGCACCCGAAAGGGTGCTTATACAGCCATCGGGCTCTTTTCCTTCACTCGTTGGCCGTCGCTCTGGCCGATGGCATCGGCGTTACCGAGCGAGATGTAGTCATGCCGGTCGTTCCCATGTTTCACGCCAATGCCTGGGGCCTCCCCTTTGCGGCAACGCTCGTCGGAGCGAAACAGGTCTTCCCCGGGCCGCACCTTCAACCCGAAGCGCTGGCCGATCTCATCGAGAGCGAGCGCGTCACGATCTCGGCGGGCGTGCCGACGGTCTGGATCAATCTCCTCGCCTATCTCGAACGCGAGCCCCGCGACGTGAGCAGCCTGCGCCTGATGCCCGTGGGAGGATCGGCGGCACCTCGGGCTCTCATCGAGGGCTATCAGAAAAAGCTCGGCGTCCAGATCCTTCACGCCTGGGGAATGACCGAGATGACCCCTCTCGGCACGTGCAGCCGCCCGGCTCGCTTCATGAGCGACTGGTCCGACGATGAACTGCTTCGCATCCGCTGTAAACAAGGGCGTCCCGTCCCTGGCGTCGAGCTTCGGGCCGTGGATGAAAACGGTCAGGAGATCCCCTGGGACGGCCAGACGATGGGCGAACTTGAAGTGCGTGGCCCCTGGATCATCCGCGCTTACTACAACGCGCCGGAGAGCGCCGATCGCTTCCACGACGGCTGGTTCCGCACGGGCGATGTGGTGACGATTGATCCCGACGGTTACATCCAGATCGTTGACCGCACCAAGGACGTTATCAAAAGCGGCGGCGAGTGGATTTCCTCCGTCGAACTGGAGAACGCCATTATGGCTCATCCCAAGGTGCTGGAAGCGGCCGTCATTGCCGTCCCGCATCCGAAGTGGACCGAACGCCCGCTGGCCTGCGTCGTTCCGCGACCGGAATATGCCGACCAGATCACCAAGGAAGAGATCCTGGAATTCCTCGCGCCCCAGGTCGCCAAGTGGTGGTTGCCGGACGACGTCGTCTTTCTCGACCAGATCCCCAAGACGAGCGTGGGAAAGTTCGACAAAAAAGTTCTCCGCCAGCAGTTCCAGAACCGACCGATCCCTTCGTCGGTCCCGACGGAGTAAAGCGGGAATGGTGCTCTCGGCTGGTTCCGTGATCATTTTCACTCTCTTAATGGCCCTGGGGGCTCAGAGTCCCTCGCCTCCCTCAGGGGGCACACTCCGCGGATTCGTCGCCGATCCCTCCGGGTCGGCCGTCGTCTCGGCGCAGGTCACGGTGACCGACGCACATCGTCGGATGCGGCAGACCGTTCGCACGAACTCCGAGGGACGGTTCACACTTCCCTTGCCCGCCGGCGAAAATTACGAACTGCGCATCACTGCCGATGGTTTTGTTGAGCATGTGCAGCGGGTCACCCTAGCTGAGAACGAGACCATCTCCCTCAGCATTACGTTGGCCATTGCTCCCCTCACGGAGACACTCGTGGTCACGCCGGGACGCACGGAGCAAAAATTGGGAGATATTCCGGCCCCGGTCACAAGCCTGGCGCGTGGCGCGGTGGAGTCGTCACCCGCGCTTGTTGTGGACGATCTGCTGCGTCAGGTCCCGACGTTCAGTCTCTTCCGCCGGTCGAGCAGTCTCGCGTCGCATCCCACCACCCAGGGCGTCTCGTTGCGGGGAATCGGGCCGAGTGGCGTGAGCCGCACGCTCGTCCTTCTGGACAATGCGCCGTACAATGATCCGTTCGGCGGTTGGGTGGCCTGGAGCGGGATTCCACTGGAAACGGTCGAGCGGGTCGAGATCGTGCCGGGAAGTGGCTCCCATCTCTACGGTACATATGCTTACGGCGGCGTCATCAATATCCTCACCCGCGCCCCGGAACGGCGAAGCTGGCGACTCACGACCCAGTTCGGCACTCAGGAAACGGGAACGCTCGACGGAGGATTCAGCGATGTTTTCGGTCGCTTCGCTTTCTCTCTGGGGGGCAGCTACGTGTCAACCGATGGATATCCGGTCGTCGCTCGTGCCGAGCGCGGCGCAATTGATACAACCGCCACTGCCCGGTACGGGACGGCCAGACTGACGCTCGAATACGCGCGGTCTCGCGTGCGCCTCTTTCTCCGGGGCCATTTGCTCGATGAACACCGGCGCAACGGAACTCACTTGCAGAGAAATTCCACTGTGGCCAAGTTCCTGACAGGGGGCATCATCGGTGATACCGCCGGCGGCAGTCACTGGCAAATTCTCACATTCGCTCACCTCAAAGCATTCCACAGCACCTTCACCGAAATTGCCAGCGATCGGAGCCGGGAACGAATCACGCTCTTTCAACGGGTTCCGACCAACAGTGTGGGCTCTTCTTTTCTTTGGTCCAGGCGCATGGCCCACCGTCACCTCCTTACGGCGGGAACCGACCTCCGCTGGATTGAAGGCCAGAGTCAGGAACTCGTCCCATCAGCGACGGGGATCGTTGTTCGTCGGCGTGTGGCTGGAGGAACGCAGTGGCTGGGAGGATTTTTCTTCCAGGATCAGGTGATGGCGACCGAGCGACTGACGATCACCCTCACGGGGCGATTCGACCACTGGCGAAACACCGATGCGCTCAGCCGGGAAACAGTCCTCGCCTCCGGCGATTCAACCGAGACGCGATTCCCCGTCAAAAGCAATAGCCTCGTCAGTCCCCGCGTCGGCGTACTCTATCGGGTCACCGACCGATGGTCGCTCTGGGGAGCGGCAAGCGGTGGGTTCCGGGCCCCGACACTGAATGAGCTGTACCGCCAATTCCGTGTGGGCAACGTCGTCACGCTGGCCAACGACCAGTTGGGGCCGGAACGACTCCTCGGGGGCGAAGGTGGCATCCGTTATGCTCCCGCGGACAATCTCCTGTTTCGGCTGACAGGCTTCTGGAATCGCATCACAGGGTCCATCTCCAACGCAACATTGAGTGTCACGCCCACTCTCATCACCCAGAAGCGACAGAATCTCGGTCGCACGCGCATCCGGGGACTCGAAGCGGACATCGAATACCGGCCCACGACGCGATGGCGGTGGACGGCCGCCTATCTCTACGATGATGCGACCATTCGCGAGTTCCCCGCCAATCCCCTGATCGAAGGGAATCGCATCCCACAGGTACCGGCCCACCGGTTCTCGATTCAGGCTCAATACACCCATCCGTCACGACTGTCCATCTTCTGGCAGGGCCGGTTCGTCAGCAGACAATTCGATGATGACCGAAACCAGTTCGCGCTGGAGAGATTCTTCCTGGCCGATCTCTCTCTGAGCCGATCCTGGAGCCAGGGGATTGATCTGTTCGTGAATGTCGAGAACCTGTTCAATACAACCTATGCTGTTGGAAAAACTCCTTTCACGACCGTTGGCGCACCGCGTCGGATTCGCCTGGGGATTCGTCTTTCTCTCGCCCCACGATGACCGTGAGCAGAGGTCTTCACATTATGTGGCGTGA
Encoded here:
- a CDS encoding cytochrome c, with translation MRKRTFAFGVTVVVMVCGLCLGGSSSAESKKKGPVTFAGDVAPIFYKHCVVCHRPGQIAPMSLLTYRDARPWAKAIRQVVLQREMPPWYADPQYGEFINDRRLTQEEIDTLVAWVDGGAREGNPKDLPPPPTFPDEEWTIGKPDVVLSMTEEASIPADGVVPYKYYVVPTNFTEDKYVQAAEIKRGNPSVVHHVIITVREPGDGPLPPPGELRSGSERFDAEGGGRSRDGQRRSSSRNPDGMLVGWAPGMTPLVLRPGHAKLIKKGSVLIFQMHYTTTGTPATDRTSVGLIFAKAPVEKRVITAGAFNRNFVIPPGHPNYEARSYFEFREDAHILSFMPHMHLRGKDFEYRLIYPDGTTKVLLRVPRYNFNWQLEYWVKEPIAAPKGSRLECIAHYDNSAGNKYNPDPTQEVRWGQQTWEEMMIGWFNYTLDSQDLRKETAHLALAGQK
- a CDS encoding amidohydrolase family protein, producing the protein MWIRKCYLDDQSDLQSPIPLQICSNEEFIPPPQTEKQKEVGYRLREMADQCAKRLGMTRRQFLQTSCGMAAALLCYNEVFGKVYEVDPIEALDPAASVERWPKTEFIFDNQTHHIDVESGWFHRTEAGRQAAAFLRRFRPNEQTTEEALEALNQAHYVKELFFDSDTLMAIISGVPSSEWNENILPPDKMVKTRNDINRWARSQRMLSHGLLRPNRGPAEFEEMERQVKVLKIDSWKMYPGAEINRGAWWLDDEKVAYPFWERTRKLGIKNLCIHKGLPLGLFNEEHCHPRDVEKAAKDFPDLNFIIYHSGFHPTARVSEKQRSDPQYIPWISELIEIVRRNNLQNVYFELGSTWNILSSIRPEMAMHLFGQLLNLPGGEDHIIWGTDSIWNGSPQSQIERFRRFQIRDDIAEKYGYKKLTPEIKAKVFGLNAARLYKIDVKAKRNAIVTDQIAQLKEEYLTHPQPSNTEFGWVWVD
- a CDS encoding TonB-dependent receptor, with protein sequence MRRLSRRTVFPSFVVVTLVVMVPAIGAQNPTGSIRGTVVDERGAVIQSATVTITNRATGDTRRLTTGADGSYVADNLLPGMYEVRVEAPGFTTSVQTITVQVGSTSSGDCMLRVGSPSEVVEVVGEAPLIDRTSYKIDGVITRQKIDALPLNGRNFLQLAMLEPGVTVSVSNPGAANNLFNVSVAGAPAERTRITVDGGSVTDQVTGGAGQNFSTETIQEFQISTFNFDLSTGYTGVGAVNIISRTGTNEFHGTAFYYYRDHNIAAFPTLRRSAFNPDPFFQRAQYGGSLGGPIKRDRAFFFGNVEWLNQNSAISTIHTGFPAFSQFDTITTSTYDAVVWNVRGDVRLSDRNTMFLRFSGDDNDAYAPDGTNQLPSVWRVNRNRDYNVQGALTTLLGSNLINDLRFNFHRIGNNSDTPTARECPPSLPTCIGLGGAQVQVLGTNFVIGNSSNAPQWRRLYRYQTNENISWLKGDHRFRFGAEWEHQYGKGAWAFAEPAVIVLHDPRNVLLVNAQVAQAPLPDAAKQALTIPLPAAFTRPGVPLTLADILQLPIAVAFVGIGDPSQPPPFNVGKARRNNRIRFYGQDSWTIARGFTLSYGVAYQFETTLYNHDLPKPALIRPLVGSLNPTNKDKNNIAPAFGFAWDIGNKGKTVIRGGAGIFYDTNILFRRLQERANIGPLGNGRVLVSGAFFQNPLQFPQIPGLPAPLNQINPPVGAPINFTTIPTKFTGKNFLDLLATQTPVIQARLQALGNAGLTGIDFFKTGNDIYDPVIPVEYTEHYTLGVQRQLPHDMALSADFVWRHWLHMEMQNDRNLFNRVGGPIIPRCVGAQAADPRVLCSNGPISIRQNSGRRTYKALLVKLDKRFSRRYLFTASYALQDQTTFFTGEDLTDWFRHHGPISPRQSLVVSAVVDLPRGFQLSVITAHGSPGPFNARIPSNIDLNGDGTRGDTLPGLPINTLGYGTSKEDLARLVAEFNQNFAGKRDAAGATIPFLVLPGQFEFGDSFHTTDVRVSKSFRLAERVSLQVMAEVFNLFNIANLGGYSGALDFTANPSQPPTSFSFGQPTLRAGQNFGQGGPRAFQFAARVSF
- a CDS encoding long-chain fatty acid--CoA ligase, whose protein sequence is MDGLMMNFPLTLTHFLRRAERYFGRTEIVSRRADGSLHRYRYADFCERAARLANVLRGLGLQPGDRVATFAWNSHRHLEAYFAAPCAGFVLHTLNVRLHPTDVAYIANHAEDRVVLVDHSLLPQFEKIAPHLRTVQHILVMADGPYETSLPATLDYETMLNQASPTCEWPELEENTAAALCYTSGTTGHPKGCLYSHRALFLHSLAVALADGIGVTERDVVMPVVPMFHANAWGLPFAATLVGAKQVFPGPHLQPEALADLIESERVTISAGVPTVWINLLAYLEREPRDVSSLRLMPVGGSAAPRALIEGYQKKLGVQILHAWGMTEMTPLGTCSRPARFMSDWSDDELLRIRCKQGRPVPGVELRAVDENGQEIPWDGQTMGELEVRGPWIIRAYYNAPESADRFHDGWFRTGDVVTIDPDGYIQIVDRTKDVIKSGGEWISSVELENAIMAHPKVLEAAVIAVPHPKWTERPLACVVPRPEYADQITKEEILEFLAPQVAKWWLPDDVVFLDQIPKTSVGKFDKKVLRQQFQNRPIPSSVPTE
- a CDS encoding TonB-dependent receptor encodes the protein MVLSAGSVIIFTLLMALGAQSPSPPSGGTLRGFVADPSGSAVVSAQVTVTDAHRRMRQTVRTNSEGRFTLPLPAGENYELRITADGFVEHVQRVTLAENETISLSITLAIAPLTETLVVTPGRTEQKLGDIPAPVTSLARGAVESSPALVVDDLLRQVPTFSLFRRSSSLASHPTTQGVSLRGIGPSGVSRTLVLLDNAPYNDPFGGWVAWSGIPLETVERVEIVPGSGSHLYGTYAYGGVINILTRAPERRSWRLTTQFGTQETGTLDGGFSDVFGRFAFSLGGSYVSTDGYPVVARAERGAIDTTATARYGTARLTLEYARSRVRLFLRGHLLDEHRRNGTHLQRNSTVAKFLTGGIIGDTAGGSHWQILTFAHLKAFHSTFTEIASDRSRERITLFQRVPTNSVGSSFLWSRRMAHRHLLTAGTDLRWIEGQSQELVPSATGIVVRRRVAGGTQWLGGFFFQDQVMATERLTITLTGRFDHWRNTDALSRETVLASGDSTETRFPVKSNSLVSPRVGVLYRVTDRWSLWGAASGGFRAPTLNELYRQFRVGNVVTLANDQLGPERLLGGEGGIRYAPADNLLFRLTGFWNRITGSISNATLSVTPTLITQKRQNLGRTRIRGLEADIEYRPTTRWRWTAAYLYDDATIREFPANPLIEGNRIPQVPAHRFSIQAQYTHPSRLSIFWQGRFVSRQFDDDRNQFALERFFLADLSLSRSWSQGIDLFVNVENLFNTTYAVGKTPFTTVGAPRRIRLGIRLSLAPR